The Filimonas lacunae genomic sequence TGTGGTATTACCTGGTTGCAGTAATACGCCACCGAATCCCAGTTTGGGGTAGGCATAGAAGCATACACCTTTGCAAGCAATGCATTTACAGCACCTTTGGTAATTAAATACCTGGTAGCCGCGCTATTCGTTTCCGTTGCACCTGCCTTTGCAAACCATAGATCGTTTAATATGGCGGTGTATACAGTATCTATAGAAGAACGGGCTACAATAGTAGAATTTAACAGGCTTTCCGAAGATGAAACATCCGGTGCTTTTAACAACAATGGAACATCACCAAACAGGCGCACCAAATCAAAATAACAAAACGCGCGGAAAAACCTGGCTTCGCTCAGCATCTGGCTTTTACGTACTGCTGTTAACGCAGCATCAGTACAGCTTTCAATCTGTGGCAGAATGATGTTGGTACGGCCTATCATTTTGTAGGCATACTGCCAGTCACGGTTAAGATTGGCATTTAATGAATTGGCAGTGAACTCGTCCAATGTAATGTTAGCGGTGTTATCACCCCCCGCATAACAATTATCAGCAACGGCGTCACCATTAGTCATCCTGTCCAGGATGCTGAACTCCATAATATCGTACCCTTTATAATACAGGTACATGCCAGAGATAAGGCTTTCTGCATCTGTTGCCGTAATGTTTATTGTAGAATCCGGTCGCACTACAGAGGTTACAGGCGATTTATCCAGCACTTTAGAGCAGCCCGCTGCCCCCCAGGTAATGACTGCCGCCAGTAAACTATATAATATATTTTTATTTTTCATTGTAAAGCTTTTTGGTGATTACCCTTTGTAATTACAGGTTTACGTTAATTCCCGCCAGGAATATTTTAGCCTGCGGATAGGCTCCATAATCAATACCCAGTGATACGTTCCTGTTGTCCTGGCTGTTGTTGGAAGATCCATAAGAACTCACTTCCGGATCAAAGCCAGTGTACTTAGTGATAGTAAACAGATTTTGGCCAGAGATGTATACAGAAGCGCCTTTGAAACCTATTTTACTCATCAGCTTCTGATCCAGCCTGTAAGAAAGAGTGATGGTTTTAAAACGCAGGTAAGAACCATTTTCCAGGAAACGGGTAGAGATAGCAGAGTTATTATCACTGGCACGTTCTACACCCGGAATGTCGGTAATATCACCTGCCTTACGCCATCTGCGCAATACCGCTGTGCTTTGGTTACGCGAGTCTTTCATACTTTCTGTTTCAGACCTTACGCCATTATAAATTTTATTACCCTGTGAACCTTGCAAAAACACGCTCAGATCAAAGTTTTTGTAAGAAAACGTGTTGGTCATACCATACGTAAACGTAGGTAAAGCACTACCAATAAACTTACGGTCAGAGGGCACCAGGCCGGAATAATCCACCTGCTCACCATTTTTATTTACATATAACTGCTTACCCGTTGCAGGATCAACACCAGCAGCCTGGTATCCAAAGAACTGACCTAAACCATATCCTTTAGAAAGGCTGATAGCATTACCCTTATCGTAGATAGCGCCAAATGCAGTAAGATTACCAATATCACCTGCAATAGCCAGTACCTTGTTTTGGTTAAAGGCAATATTGAAATCGGTAGTCCAGCTAAAGTCTTTTTTGAGAATGTTTTTACTGGATATCACAAACTCCTCCCCTATGTTACGCATAGAACCACTGTTCATTAGCACACTGGATACAATTTGTCCGCTTAACGGTACACGCACCAACACATCGTTGGTTCTTTTCACATAAAAATCGGCAGTAAAGGTTAACCGCTTGTTTAAGAATGCCGCATCAATACCAACGTTGGTTTGTGTGGTCTTTTCCCAGGTAAGCGAAAGCGGCGCAATAGTACCTACCGACTGGTCACCTGTGCTGGTGAAGTTGTTCAGATTTAAATATTCGTAGCTGCCTACACCTTCCTGGTTACCATTTTTACCCCAGGATGCACGCAGTTTTAAATCGCTCACCACACGCACATTTTTCATGAAATTTTCTTCTGAAATTCTCCAACCGGCAGAGAAAGAAGGAAATGCGGCTGTTCTGTTGCCTGGTGCAAATTTGGAAGATTTATCCACGCGCATATTAGCCTGGAACAGATACTTGCCGGCATAATCGTAAGTAACCCTGCCAAAATAAGACATCAGGCCCCACTCATCAATGGTTTTGGAAGGTGCACTTTTTACCTTAGCCCTGGCAAACAAACGGTTCCAGTCTTCATAACGATATTGCGAATCGATACGGGATGCAGAAATATAGGTTTGATCAAAATGCGAGTCCTGCGCACTCCACCCTGCCAGTGCAGAAAAGTGATGGCTGTTCCAGTTTTTGGTATAGTTTAAAGTTTGTTCACTTAACCATACCCATTCCCTGCTGGTGGTTTCGTTAAGCGAGCCCTGATCGGTGCGGCCCTGCTGCGTAGCTACCGGATCTCTGTAATAATGGTTTTCGTTGGATTTGTAGTCAATACCAAAACGAGATTGAAACACCAGACCCTTTAACAAAGTAGCATCTGCTCCTAAATTAGATACAAACCGGTCGTTTACTGTTTTGCTATACTGGCCTTTGATAGCACCCAGCGGGTTTTCCCATCCCGTTTGCGGGTTTTGACCAATATATTGACCATTAGCCTGGTAATAAGGAACGGTAGAAGGCGTAGCCAATGCAGACAGCACCACACCACCTCTTGCCACACCGGCATTATCAGTTACATCATTACTTCTGTTGCGTGATGCCAGGGTAGAAGTATTTAAAGTCAACCACTTGCTTACTTTGGTAGAGAGGTTTAACCGGGCATTCATACGATTGAAAGAAGCCGGCTTTACCATACCTGTCTGGTCCATATAGCCCAACGACAGATAATGTTGCGTTTTTTCACTACCACCGGAAACAGCCACCTGGTAGTTTTGTTGATTACCGGTTTTAAACACTTCATCCTGCCAGTTAATATCTGTAGCAGCTACCATAGCATCTGTAACAATAGTAGACTGATATAATTCATTGGCATAGTCCTGGTATTGTTTCGCATTCAGCACATGCAGCTTTTTAGTAGTAGTGCTGGTGCCGTAGTAAGAAGTAAGATCTACCCTCGACTGTCCGTTCTTGCCTTTTTTAGTAGTAATTACCACTACCCCATTGGCAGCCCTGGTACCATATATAGCAGCAGAAGCCGCATCTTTTAATATAGAGATAGATTCAATATCGTTAGGGTTATAAGCGCTGATATCCGTCATAGGAATACCATCCACTACATACAAAGGGTCATTACCGGCACTAATGGAAGAAGAACCACGAACACGGATAGAAAGCCCTGCACCAGGCTTACCCGAAACCGAGGTTACCTGCACACCAGCCGCTTTACCCTGTAATGCTTCTCCGGCATTAACCAATGGCCTGTTGGCCAGGTCGGCAGCAGAAACCACTGCTACAGAACCTGTCAGATCTTTCTTTTTTTGCGAGCCATAGCCCACCACTACCACCGCATCCATTTCGCCAGTGGCAGGTAATAATGTTACACTAAAATCGTTACGGCCATTTACCAGAATAGTTTGCGTGCCATACCCGATAAATGAAAATTCCAGTACAGCCCTGCTATCTTTTACCGCAATGGAGTATTCTCCATTACTAGTGGTTACAGTACCCACAGCAGTACCTTTAACCTGAACAGATACTCCGGCAATTCCATTACCGGAAGAATCTTTAACTACCCCCTTAATGGTAGTTTGCCCTATTGACACCAGGCAAAGCATCATAAAGAAAGCAGTCAGCAACAAAATTTTTTGCTTCATAATGTTTGATGTAATTGAAGAACTGTTCACTAAACAGCTAATGGCATACGGAGGACGTTGCAAATCGTTGTTAAGAAGTACGGGGTTGATACAAGCAATCCGAATGTTCCTAGCTGGTTGAAATGTTAAAACTTACCAGTCAAAATTAGAGAGAATTCAAAGGCAAAAACAAATATTTTTCACGTAACTAATTGATAAATAAACAATTGCAGCAATTCCAATACGCTTCATTACCGTAACTATAAAAACAGGAAATGCCTGTTTTACAGGCAGTTTCCCTGGTGCAAAGCCAGTTGCCGGAAAAAAGCTAATACGCTTTGTTACCGTTAAATAAATTAGCAAACCAGCTTGCTCCACCCCTGCTCATCCCCCTGTTTCAGTTCTTTTTTACGCTCTTCCATTAGGGTGCGCACCCGGTTTAAATAGGTCCAGCAGGTGCTTTGCCGGATGCCAATAGTGTCGGAAAGTTTCTGGGAAGAGATTTTCCCTTTGGAATTATAGATCAAAAAAACCATGTAGAAAGCCTTGGTAATGGGAATACGGCTGTTTTGAAACAAGGTATTGGCCAGCACAGATTCTTCATAATCACACTGGCCGCACCGGCGGCTGAATAGCTGGTGTCCGGCAAAATAGTGGTGATGCCCGCATTTTTTACAGGCATAAGCGCTGCCCCATTTTAATTGCGCCAAAAACTGGTAACAGCTATCTGCATCCGGATAAATTTTGCTGAACTCTTCAAAATCAACCGATGCAGAAAGCACCCTCGCCTTGGTTACCTTTTCTACATTCGTGCGCAGGCTTTTATTATCCTGCTCCAGCAGGGCATTCATTCGCGAAATTTCTTCTGCCTGCTGCTGCAAAAGCACATTTACTTCATTTAACTCGTTGTTTTGCAGCTCAATAACGCTATTCTTTTCTACCAGCTCTTTCGTTCTTTCTGCCACCTGCTGCTCTAACCGTTGGTTTAAAGCATCTTTCAACAGCACATTCGCAGTCATTTGCTTAATCACTTCCTGCCGGGCACGCTCACGCTTGATAAACAACAAACGCACCTTATCGCCAATAGCAAAAGAGAGGAAAAACATTTCGAGAATAAAACCCAGTGTAAGACTATAATAACTTACCGCTCCAAAATTTAACCAGCGGTATCCCAGCATAATAAAAAACTTGAGCATAAAGCCTGTAAACAAAAAGCTGTAGCCCAGCACAAAAAAGCGGGCGGGCCGGTAGCCTGTTTTAAAACGGTAAATGCCCGCTCCAAAAGCTACCGACAAAGGAATAAGTTCTAAAAACTTATAATTGAACCAAACCGGTTTTATCCACCAGCAAAACAGAAAAAAGATTACCCGCAAGGCTATTACCGCCATAATAAGCCGGTACACACGGGGAAGGCTTTCCTTCACATGCAGCAGTTTGCTGGCAAATAACAAGGTAAACACGCTTAGCCCCAGCTGCGGCACCGCAAAAGCATACTGGTTCCAATGGATGGCATGTGGCCACAGGTATTGGTAAGCAATGCCATCAATACACATTTCGTACAGGCCCACACTTAATATATACAGTACATAATATAAGTATTGCATTTGCCTTACTGCAAAAAACACGATGAGGTTGTACAGGGCAAAAATGAAGATCATCCCATAAAAAAGCCCGAACGATAAATACTCGTCTAAGGCATACCCCACAAAACGGGTTACAGACCGCAATACAATAATAATGTCGGCAATTTGCGACGATTTGATGCGGAAGTAGTACACCTGCTCCCGGTTATTGTTATTATCTACCTGTAGCTCAAAATTCTTATGACGGAACAAACGGTGTTCAAACGGTTGTAAATCGCCAATACGCGTTTCATGGTAATTTCCCTGGTTATCTGGCAGGTAGGCCGTGATATCGTCAATGGTTTGATCGAAAAATTCCAGGATAAACGGCTTATTTACTGCCGAATCGTGTTTTATTTTTACCCGGTACCAGTAATAAATACCTAGTTGTACAATCTGTGGAGTACCCGGCCCTTGATTTTTTTGAAACAGGGCATCGCCCGAATGCAGTATCGTAGAAAAAGGAATGGAGCCAGAACTGTCTTTTAGAAAAGAGATTTCATCTGCCACAAAAATATGTTCTTCCAGCTGCGGGGTAACAGCCACCATACGCTGCGCAAAAACCGGAAAACACCACATCACCAGGCCGAAAGCAGCCCATATAGCCAAGCTTTTTCTCATGCGAACATAAACTAGCCACGAAGGTACACCAGCAATGTTATTAAGAAGCCATTGCCGCCTCTACTGCTTTTTTTACACTGCCATGCGCTAACAGTAATTCTTTGGCTTTATCGTAGCTGAGTTGCAGATTACCTAGCTGCTCCTGCACCATTTTAACGCCCCTGTCAATGAGTTTATCATTACTCAGCTGCATGTTCACCATGCTATTGTCGTGCACACGCCCCAGTTGTATCATCACGCTGGTGCTGATCATGTTTAGTACCAGCTTTTGTGCGGTGCCGCTTTTCATACGGGTGCTGCCGGTAACAAACTCAGGGCCTACTATTACCTCCACCGGGTAGTCAGCCGCTTCGGCCACCGGACTACCGGGGTTACATACAATACACCCCGTGGTAATGCCTTTTTTACGACACTGCCTTAAAGCACCCAACACATATGGAGTAGTGCCACTGGCTGCCACCCCTACCACTACATCTTTTGCCGATACCTGGTAATGCAGCAGATCGGCCCAGCCCTGTTCCAGGCTGTCTTCGGCAAATTCTACCGCCATAGTAATGGCATTATCGCCACCGGCAATAATACCTACCACCAGGCCATAAGGCACACCATACGTGGGCGGACATTCGCTGGCATCTAATATGCCCAGCCTGCCGCTGGTGCCTGCGCCAATATAAAACAGGCGGCCACCTGCCAGCATTTTATCGCTCGCGGCATGTACCAGTTGCTCAATTTGCGGCAATGCTTTTTGCACCGCCTGCGGCACCAGCTGATCTTCCTGGTTGATATGCATTAAAAGCTCGCTCACCTGCATTTGCTCCAGGTGGCGATAGTGTGATGGTTGTTCTGTTACCTTTATGAGGTTATTCATAGTAATATAGCATCAGGAATGGAATTGGATCAAACCCTGCATGGGGCTTTTTAACACACGGCCCAGTTCCAGCTCGTATGTACCGCACAGGTCTTTCAGCACATCTTTAAAACCGAAGGCTACGCTACCGGCAAAGTGAATAGGCATGGTCCAGCTTTCCCGGAACTTATATAAATGCTGGAAGAAAAAGTCGTTCAGGCCATCTTCAATAATATTCTCAATCATGTAGTGTCCGCGGTTTTCGGCCAGGAACACCGCAAAAGAAGCCAGGTAGCGGTTGGCGAGTGGCTTCTTGTACACGTTTTCCAATATCTCCACGCCATTGGTTTCAAAGCGGGCTACAAAACGCGCCTTCAAATCTTCATCAAACGTGTTATACAAAAAGTACTGAATCACCTTTTTGCCCAGGTACGCACCACTGCCTTCATCACCCAGCACATAGCCCAAACCCGGGCTGTCTTTCACAATCTTTTTCCCGTTGTAATAGCAAATGTTACTGCCGGTTCCCAATATGCAGGCCATTCCCTTGTCGTGCTGGCATAAGGCACGGGCAGCGCCAAACATATCGTGGTTTACCTCTTTATGCGCCTGCGGAAACAGCTTTTTTAGCACGCCTTTAATAATCTGCACATTGTTGGGATTGCTAAGCCCGGTGCCGTAATAATACACTTCCTCCACAGTAACCCCTTTTAGCTTGGGTAGCAGCTCCTTTTGCAGTAAAGCCACAATCTGTTCGGATGATAAAAAGTAGGGGCTAATGCCCAATGTCATCATTTTTTTCTTCTTACCCCCATCCAAAAGCTGCCACTCGCACTTGGTGGCGCCACTATCGGCTATTAGCTTCACTGCCATAAAAGGAAATTTAGATGTAATGTCGTGTAATTTAATAATAAGCCAATAAAAACGCATAAAAATGCGCATTCGCCGCTGGTGTATGCAGGATTGTGTTTTTAATGTATTTGTTGGATATTCGCATTTTGAAAACAAAGGATCAAACACAACAGCCCAATGGTAAGTAAAAAATTGAAGGTTTGGCTACCACTGCTTTTTGCTTTGGTATTGACAGCAGGTATGTTTTTAGGGTTTAAGTTAAGAGGAGAGACTGTAACACCGGGGTTCTTTCAAAATGCGAAAAAAAACAGCTTACAGGAAGTATACGACCTGGTACGCAGCCGATACGTGGATGATATTAACCAGGATAGTTTAAGCAATGCGGTGATTGAAGATGTGCTTGCTCACCTGGACCCACACTCGGTATACATTCCACCGGTAGAGGTTGAAGGCGCTACAGAAGACCTGAACGGCAATTTCCAGGGTATTGGCGTTGAGTTCCAGGTATTTTCAGATACCGTGAACGTGTTAAACGTAATAGAAAACGGCCCCTCTTATAAAGCAGGCCTGGAAGTGGGCGATAAAATACTGGCGGTAAACGACACCGCTATGATAGCCGGTAAGAAGATTAAAGCCGATGACGTAAAAAAACTGTTGCGCGGCGCTGGTGGCAGCAAAGTAGTGGTGACTGTTTTACGCAACGGCGATACCCAAAAAATCACCATTACCCGCGGCACTATTCCACTTCCTTCACTGGATGTAGCTTATATGCTTACCCCAGAAACCGGTTTTATACGCCTGAACAAGTTTTCAGAAACTACCTACCAGGAGTTTATGTTTAACCTGGAAACCCTGCAGAAAAAAGGCATGAAAAAGCTGGTGTTAGACCTGCGCGGAAACGGCGGCGGTTACATGAGCGAAGCAGTAGCCATTGCCGACCAGTTTTTAAGCGATACCAAGCTGATTGTATATACCGAAGGTAGCAAAACGCCGCGCCAGGATTACAATGCCAAACTGGATGGTTTATTTGAAAAAGGCCAACTGGTTGTGCTGGTAGATGAAACATCTGCATCGGCCAGTGAAATTTTAGCAGGTGCTTTACAGGATTGGGACCGCGCCACTATTATCGGCCGCAGAACCTTTGGTAAAGGCCTGGTGCAGCAACCATTTCAACTGAGTGATGGAGGCATGTTACGCCTTACCATTGCACGCTACTATACCCCGTTAGGCCGCAACATTCAAAAGCCTTATAACAAAGGCAAAGACAAATACGAAGATGACCTCATCGAACGCCTGCACAATGGCGAGCTGGTAAAAGCAGACACCAGCACCCCTAAAGGCAAGGCTTATAAAACAGCGAAAGGCCATACGGTATATGGTGGCGGTGGCATTACCCCTGATATTTTTGTGCCTTTTGACACAGCCAGTCAGCCACGCCAGATCATTGAACTGTATTTAAAAGGAACCTTAAACAGCTTTGTATATAACTATTATGTAAACAACAAAAGCTTCTTTAAGCAGTTTAAATCAGCAACCGATTTTGCACGCGACTTTAATGCCGGTGATAAAGAATGGGAAGCGATTTCCAATTATGCCCGCAGAGATTCTATTGACCTGAAACCTATTACCGGTAAAAGCAAAACAGACTTTTTGCAAACCATTAAAGCCTACCTGGCCCGCCAGATTTGGCGTACAGAAGGTTACTTTGAGGTAATGAACATGCAGGACCCTATGATTAAAAAGGCGCTGGAACAATAAACCACCGCACTTCTTATATACAATGCCTGGTAACTGATAAAGATTCGCCTTCGTCAGTTATCAGGCATTATTTTTTCTGTTGCCTTTTATTATTCTACTTTTATAGCAATAACCGTAAAATCTATAATACACCTTAATATATGTGGTTAAACAACATACTGGAAACCATAGGTAACACACCTATGATACAGTTAAACAAAATAACGAAAGAGCTGCCCGCTACCGTATTGGCTAAAGTAGATTACTTTAACCCCGGTAACTCCATCAAAGACCGCATGGCATTGAAAATGCTGGAAGTGGCCGAAAAAGAAGGTAAAATAAAACCCGGCGGCACCATTATAGAGTGTACCAGCGGCAACACCGGCATGGGCCTGGCACTGGCCGCAGTGGTAAAAGGTTATAAATGTATTTTCACCACTACCGACAAACAATCCAAAGAAAAGATAGACATATTAAAAGCCGTAGGCGCTGAGGTGATTGTATGCCCTACCAATGTAGAGCCCGACGACCCGCGCAGTTATTATTCCATCGCTAAAAAGCTGGCAGCTGAAATACCCAACAGCTACCATTTTAATCAATACGATAACCTGGCCAACAGGCTGGCGCACTACGAAACCACCGGCCCCGAAATATGGGAACAAACCGAAGGCCGTATCACCCACCTGGTATGTACAGCCGGAACAGGTGGCACCGTAACCGGTACAGCCATGTATTTGAAAGAGAAGAACCCCAACGTTAAAGTATGGGCTATTGATGTATACGGCTCGCTGTTAACCAAATTCTTTCATACCGGCGAAACGGATATGAATGAAGTACACCCCTATGTGTCGGAAGGTTTTGGAGAAGACTTTGTTCCCGAAAACTACGATATGAGCGTGATTGACCACTTTGAGCAGGTAACAGATAAAGATGGGGCTATTATGGCACGCCGCATAGCCAAAGAAGAAGGCCTGTTTTGCGGTTACAGCGCTGGCAGCTGCTTACAAGGTTTGCTACAGTTGAAAAACCACCTGAAAGAAGGTGACCTGGTAGTATGTATTTTTCACGACCACGGCAGCCGCTATGTGGCCAAAATATACAACGATCAGTGGATGATGGAAAGAGGTTTCCTGGATGTGAAATCGTTTAAAGATATTGTCAACAGCCGCAGCAGCAAACGCCTGGTTACCGCCACACCCGAAACCACAGTGGCAGAGACGGTAGAGCTGATGAAGAAGTTTGACATTGAACATATCCCCGTTATTAAAGAAGGCGAACTGATAGGTGCCATTAGCGAAGGCGGGCTGTTTCAGAAAATATTCAGCAACCCCGAAATTAAAACAGCGCAGGTACAGGAAGTACTGGAAGCTCCCTACCCCGTAGTATCGTTCGATACCCCGGTAGAACGTTTAAGCAACTTAATTAATAAAGACAACGGCGCCGTACTGGCAAAAGACGAAAAAGGCGATTACCACATTGTAACCAAATACGATGTTATTCAAAGCCTGGCCAAATAATACAATAGCATTTATCAGATATGAGAGTTTTTAAGTTTGGAGGAGCAAGTGTTAACAGCATAGAAAGAATTCAGCACGCAGCCGCTATTATTCGCGAATACAGTGCCGAAGAGCGTTTGGTCATCATCATTTCCGCCATGGGCAAAACCACCAACGCCCTGGAAAAAGTAGCGGAAGCTTTTTATGCTGGTAAAAAAGAAGAAGCGCTGGAACTGTTTGGCGTTATTAAAAACCAACATATTACCACTGCCAAATACCTGCTGGTAAAACAATACAACGCCTGTTACGCACAGCTGAACGACTTTTTCACCGAAGTAGAATGGCTATTACACGACAAGCCCGTGCGTGATTATGCCTATTACTACGATCAGATTGTTTGCATTGGCGAGCTGTTCAGCACCACTATTGTAAGCTTTTACCTGCAGGAAGTAGACATCAACAACACCTGGCTGGATGTGCGTGACATTATACGCACCGATAACAATTTCCGAAACGCCAATATCCAATGGACCGAAACGGAAACCCGCGTGAAACAGGCTGTGGAAGACGTAGACAACATTGTACTCACCCAGGGCTTTATTGGCTGCACCGACGATAACGAAAGCACCACATTGGGCCGCGAAGGCAGCGACTACACGGCCGCTGTTTTTGCCAATATATTAGGAGCTGAAAACCTCACTATCTGGAAAGATGTGGAAGGCGTAATGAATGCCGATCCAAAAGAGTTTCCGGAAGCGCAGTTGCTGCAAACACTCAGCTTTAACGAGGTGATAGAAATGGCGTATTATGGTGCACAGGTAATTCACCCCAAAACCATCAAACCTTTACAGAACAAGGGCATTCCCCTGCTGGTGAAATGCTTTTTAGATACCTCTTTACCAGGTACTGTTATCAGCAGCCAACGGGTAAAAAACCTACCTCCTATTATGGTGGTAAAGCAACACCAGGCATTGATACACCTGCGTACACACGATTTCTCGTTTGTGGGAGAGCAACCTATGAGCCAGTTATACCAGGTGTTTGGGCAACTAAATATTACTCCTAACCTGGTGCAATCCGGCGCTATTAGCCTGCAAATTTGCCTGGATAATAACAGCGATAAAATTGAGCAACTGGCAACAGCAGTAAGCAACACGTTTGATGTGCAGGTAGAAAAAGACCTTACCCTGTTAACGATAAGGCACTATACCCCACAGCAGGCCGAAGAAAGAACCGCAGATAAAAACATTGTGCTGGTACAAAAAACCAAAGAAACAACACAGGTACTGTACTATAATTAATTCATCAGAACATATTCCCCTTTGCCGTTTACGGAGATAAGGGGAAGTTTCTTTTCTTTCTCAAAGAAATCGTAAGCTTCTTTCAGTTTCACAGCAAAGTGCTGTAAATCCTGGTCGTCTTTAGTAACCCTCGAAAAGTATTCCATGCTTTTAGGGTTATTAAAACGGATGGGGAAAATATGAACGGGGATAAAGTCCTGCCCATTGCTTTTAGCATTGGCGGCCAGTATGTATAATTCTTCAATTTGTGAATCCTGAATAGGAATGCAACCCACGGTTACACAGCTACCATGAATATAAATATCACCACCGGGCTTTAAGGAATCGCTTAAAATACGGTCAGAAGCATTCGGATAGTTCAAACCTAACGACAGGTGGTACACACTACGCGGGTTAAACTCGTTGATATAGTAAAAACCTTCCGGCACCTGGTAATCGCCCGAAATACGTTTAGGCCCTATAGAACCGGCCATAGCACACACCTTATAAGTTTTAAACAGCTTAAAGTCTTCTGCATTAGAACCACGCACCCATACTTCCAGCTGGCTATCGTATTTAAAAGAACGAACATATATCTGTTTTGCAGGCCACTGTAAACCAGCCGCTGCAAACTGTTTTTTCAAGGTATCCTCCTTCAACTTAACCGCATAAGCCACACGGGGTTGCGCCTTCTGCAGATCTAAAAAAGTCTGTTGTCCAAACATCACATTTACACAGGAAACCAAAATAATGGCCAGAATACTTCTCTTCATAGAGTCGAAATTATCTAATAAATGGCATTTACGCCATTTACGAATACTTAAATTTCTATTATACGTACATGCAGACTAACGCAACAAAGGAAGGTTTATTTTAAAAATGCTGCTAAAAGGGAAGAATTAAAAAGTCCATGACTTGGAAAAGTCATGGACTGTACACTTCGAATTTATAAACCTATTTTATAAGTTACCTCTCAGTTCCTGCTCGCGCTCAATGGCTTCAAACAGGGCTTTAAAGTTTCCTTTTCCAAAGCTTTTAGCGCCTTTACGCTGTATAATTTCAAAAAACAGGGTTGGACGGTCCTGTACCGGCTTGCTGAACAATTGCAGCAAGTAGCCTTCATCATCACGATCTACCAGGATACCCAGGTTTTTCAGCGGCTCAATATCTTCATCAATTTTACCTACCCTGTCTAACAGGTCATCATAATAAGTGCTGGGCACTTTTAAAAACTCAACGCCGCGGTTCATCAGTTCCGTTACGGTGGCCACGATATCATTGGTGGCTATGGCTACGTGCTGTACGCCTTCGCCATTGTAAAACTCCAGGTATTCTTCAATCTGCGACTTTCTTTTGCCTTCAGCGGGTTCGTTGATCGGGAATTTTACAAAGCCGTTGCCGTTACTCATCACCTTACT encodes the following:
- a CDS encoding RagB/SusD family nutrient uptake outer membrane protein, which gives rise to MKNKNILYSLLAAVITWGAAGCSKVLDKSPVTSVVRPDSTINITATDAESLISGMYLYYKGYDIMEFSILDRMTNGDAVADNCYAGGDNTANITLDEFTANSLNANLNRDWQYAYKMIGRTNIILPQIESCTDAALTAVRKSQMLSEARFFRAFCYFDLVRLFGDVPLLLKAPDVSSSESLLNSTIVARSSIDTVYTAILNDLWFAKAGATETNSAATRYLITKGAVNALLAKVYASMPTPNWDSVAYYCNQVIPQYSLVSDYAFLWDNNHKNNSEAIWEVNYFGYGGADNIGNWIPSNLIGGQIGKYEGGSWKKFNIPTNDLVNLFNTENDAVRLNSSIAFLNITGSFSDPNWPTTAYPFIVKYNDPSTGLNDFYIMRLPDIMLLKAEALVKNNDITGAMALVNAVRERVHLGEKSATTAADAETIIANERRMELAFEGHRWFDLVRTGKAIQVMSAQQGGIVNGVQNQLHYNVQPYRLLMPVPQNQIDLNPALIQTPGY
- a CDS encoding SusC/RagA family TonB-linked outer membrane protein, translated to MKQKILLLTAFFMMLCLVSIGQTTIKGVVKDSSGNGIAGVSVQVKGTAVGTVTTSNGEYSIAVKDSRAVLEFSFIGYGTQTILVNGRNDFSVTLLPATGEMDAVVVVGYGSQKKKDLTGSVAVVSAADLANRPLVNAGEALQGKAAGVQVTSVSGKPGAGLSIRVRGSSSISAGNDPLYVVDGIPMTDISAYNPNDIESISILKDAASAAIYGTRAANGVVVITTKKGKNGQSRVDLTSYYGTSTTTKKLHVLNAKQYQDYANELYQSTIVTDAMVAATDINWQDEVFKTGNQQNYQVAVSGGSEKTQHYLSLGYMDQTGMVKPASFNRMNARLNLSTKVSKWLTLNTSTLASRNRSNDVTDNAGVARGGVVLSALATPSTVPYYQANGQYIGQNPQTGWENPLGAIKGQYSKTVNDRFVSNLGADATLLKGLVFQSRFGIDYKSNENHYYRDPVATQQGRTDQGSLNETTSREWVWLSEQTLNYTKNWNSHHFSALAGWSAQDSHFDQTYISASRIDSQYRYEDWNRLFARAKVKSAPSKTIDEWGLMSYFGRVTYDYAGKYLFQANMRVDKSSKFAPGNRTAAFPSFSAGWRISEENFMKNVRVVSDLKLRASWGKNGNQEGVGSYEYLNLNNFTSTGDQSVGTIAPLSLTWEKTTQTNVGIDAAFLNKRLTFTADFYVKRTNDVLVRVPLSGQIVSSVLMNSGSMRNIGEEFVISSKNILKKDFSWTTDFNIAFNQNKVLAIAGDIGNLTAFGAIYDKGNAISLSKGYGLGQFFGYQAAGVDPATGKQLYVNKNGEQVDYSGLVPSDRKFIGSALPTFTYGMTNTFSYKNFDLSVFLQGSQGNKIYNGVRSETESMKDSRNQSTAVLRRWRKAGDITDIPGVERASDNNSAISTRFLENGSYLRFKTITLSYRLDQKLMSKIGFKGASVYISGQNLFTITKYTGFDPEVSSYGSSNNSQDNRNVSLGIDYGAYPQAKIFLAGINVNL
- a CDS encoding 7TM diverse intracellular signaling domain-containing protein is translated as MRKSLAIWAAFGLVMWCFPVFAQRMVAVTPQLEEHIFVADEISFLKDSSGSIPFSTILHSGDALFQKNQGPGTPQIVQLGIYYWYRVKIKHDSAVNKPFILEFFDQTIDDITAYLPDNQGNYHETRIGDLQPFEHRLFRHKNFELQVDNNNNREQVYYFRIKSSQIADIIIVLRSVTRFVGYALDEYLSFGLFYGMIFIFALYNLIVFFAVRQMQYLYYVLYILSVGLYEMCIDGIAYQYLWPHAIHWNQYAFAVPQLGLSVFTLLFASKLLHVKESLPRVYRLIMAVIALRVIFFLFCWWIKPVWFNYKFLELIPLSVAFGAGIYRFKTGYRPARFFVLGYSFLFTGFMLKFFIMLGYRWLNFGAVSYYSLTLGFILEMFFLSFAIGDKVRLLFIKRERARQEVIKQMTANVLLKDALNQRLEQQVAERTKELVEKNSVIELQNNELNEVNVLLQQQAEEISRMNALLEQDNKSLRTNVEKVTKARVLSASVDFEEFSKIYPDADSCYQFLAQLKWGSAYACKKCGHHHYFAGHQLFSRRCGQCDYEESVLANTLFQNSRIPITKAFYMVFLIYNSKGKISSQKLSDTIGIRQSTCWTYLNRVRTLMEERKKELKQGDEQGWSKLVC